A genomic segment from Gopherus evgoodei ecotype Sinaloan lineage chromosome 6, rGopEvg1_v1.p, whole genome shotgun sequence encodes:
- the LOC115653324 gene encoding dnaJ homolog subfamily C member 21-like isoform X2, with protein sequence MKCHYEVLGLARDASDEELKRAYRRLALRWHPDKNLENADEAAEQFKLIQAAYDVLSDPQERAWYDNHREALLKGGVDGEYQDDSLDLLRYFTVNCYSGYDDDEEGFFAVYRQVFENIAKEEMEYISQEDIEEFPTFGYSQSDYDKVVHPFYAYWQSFCTQKNFAWKEEYDTRQASNRWEKRAMEKENKKTRDKARKERNELVRQLVAFIRKRDKRVQAHRKLIEEQNAEKARKAEELRRQQKLKQAKLGEQYKEQSWIAMSDLERELQQMEAQYEKEFGDGSDDEEEREELEPREGIDDKLSDEAEGVEFYDDLYCPACDKSLKTEKAMKNHEKSKKHREMVALLRQQLEEEEKEFSVSTDDKNEVNTREDEEMEETPKQKLSKKKKKKHKTMTTYEDSFNNKTTDDATVEQKEADQEDSITEELENVSQRNTASEKTSAAKTVDEVNEPKSEAKSIPKTKGKRTKDTKKSVKVTSELQDKNEDIPIHCITCNCEFQSRNKLFEHLKATGHAKAMQAPAANGAGNSRSKKEKRKNR encoded by the exons ATGAAGTGTCACTACGAGGTGCTGGGGCTGGCGCGCGACGCCTCCGACGAGGAGCTGAAGCGGGCGTACCGGAGACTGGCGCTGCGCTGGCACCCAG ACAAAAATCTAGAAAATGCTGATGAAGCAGCGGAACAGTTTAAATTAATCCAAGCGGCATATGATGTACTGAGTGATCCTCAAGAAAGAGCATG GTATGATAATCACAGGGAAGCTCTGCTGAAGGGAGGGGTTGATGGAGAGTATCAAGATGATAGTTTGGATCTGCTGCGCTACTTCACTGTTAACTGTTACTCTggatatgatgatgatgaagag GGGTTCTTTGCAGTCTATCGTCAAGTATTTGAAAATATTGCAAAGGAAGAGATGGAATATATATCTCAGGAAGATATTGAAGAATTCCCTACTTTTGGATACTCTCAGAGTGATTATGATAAG GTAGTCCATCCTTTTTATGCTTACTGGCAGAGTTTCTGTACTCAAAAGAACTTTGCTTGGAAAGAGGAATATGACACACGGCAGGCATCAAACCGTTGGGAGAAACGAGCTATGGAGAAAGAGAACAAGAAAACTAGAGACAAAGCAAGAAAGGAGAGGAATGAACTGGTTCGTCAGCTAGTGGCTTTTATTCGTAAAAGAGATAAGAGGGTACAGGCACACAGAAAACTCATAGAAGAACAGAATGCAGAAAAAGCTAGGAAAGCAGAGGAGCTCCGGAGACAGCAAAAACTCAAACAAGCTAA GCTTGGTGAGCAATATAAAGAGCAGAGCTGGATAGCTATGTCTGATTTAGAGAGAGAATTGCAGCAGATGGAAGCACAGTATGAAAAGGAATTTGGAGATGGATCTGATGATGAAGAGGAAAGAGAGGAACTGGAGCCAAGAGAAGGAATAGATG ATAAACTGAGTGATGAAGCTGAAGGTGTTGAATTTTATGATGACTTGTACTGCCCTGCTTGTGACAAATCCTTAAAGACCGAGAAAGC AATGAAGAACCATGAAAAGTCAAAGAAGCATCGAGAGATGGTAGCGCTGTTACGGcaacagctggaggaggaggagaaggaatttTCTGTATCTACAGATGACAAAAATGAAGTGAATACCAGAGAAGATGAAGAAATGGAAGAAACACCCAAACAGAA ACTctccaagaagaagaaaaagaaacataaaaCGATGACG ACGTATGAAGACTCTTTCAACAACAAAACTACAGATGATGCTACAGTTGAACAAAAAGAAGCAGACCAGGAGGACAGCATAacagaagaactggaaaatgttaGCCAAAGAAATACTGCTTCTGAAAAGACAAGTGCTGCAAAAACTGTAGATGAAGTTAATGAACCAAAAAGTGAAGCAAAAAG CATCCCTAAGACTAAAGGAAAGAGAACCAAGGatacaaaaaaatctgttaaggTAACTTCAGAGCTTCAAGATAAG AATGAAGATATTCCTATCCACTGTATAACCTGCAATTGTGAATTTCAGTCTCGGAATAAACTGTTTGAACACTTAAAGGCTACAGGCCATGCAAAAGCAATGCAGGCACCAGCTGCAAATGGTGCTGGGAATAGCAGAAGCAAAAAAGAGAAACGTAAAAACAGATAG
- the LOC115653324 gene encoding dnaJ homolog subfamily C member 21-like isoform X1: MKCHYEVLGLARDASDEELKRAYRRLALRWHPDKNLENADEAAEQFKLIQAAYDVLSDPQERAWYDNHREALLKGGVDGEYQDDSLDLLRYFTVNCYSGYDDDEEGFFAVYRQVFENIAKEEMEYISQEDIEEFPTFGYSQSDYDKVVHPFYAYWQSFCTQKNFAWKEEYDTRQASNRWEKRAMEKENKKTRDKARKERNELVRQLVAFIRKRDKRVQAHRKLIEEQNAEKARKAEELRRQQKLKQAKLGEQYKEQSWIAMSDLERELQQMEAQYEKEFGDGSDDEEEREELEPREGIDDKLSDEAEGVEFYDDLYCPACDKSLKTEKAMKNHEKSKKHREMVALLRQQLEEEEKEFSVSTDDKNEVNTREDEEMEETPKQKLSKKKKKKHKTMTTYEDSFNNKTTDDATVEQKEADQEDSITEELENVSQRNTASEKTSAAKTVDEVNEPKSEAKRSFINMLNSTGQYRALGICYLPPSTVKSDTMFKILHTSLRLKEREPRIQKNLLR, from the exons ATGAAGTGTCACTACGAGGTGCTGGGGCTGGCGCGCGACGCCTCCGACGAGGAGCTGAAGCGGGCGTACCGGAGACTGGCGCTGCGCTGGCACCCAG ACAAAAATCTAGAAAATGCTGATGAAGCAGCGGAACAGTTTAAATTAATCCAAGCGGCATATGATGTACTGAGTGATCCTCAAGAAAGAGCATG GTATGATAATCACAGGGAAGCTCTGCTGAAGGGAGGGGTTGATGGAGAGTATCAAGATGATAGTTTGGATCTGCTGCGCTACTTCACTGTTAACTGTTACTCTggatatgatgatgatgaagag GGGTTCTTTGCAGTCTATCGTCAAGTATTTGAAAATATTGCAAAGGAAGAGATGGAATATATATCTCAGGAAGATATTGAAGAATTCCCTACTTTTGGATACTCTCAGAGTGATTATGATAAG GTAGTCCATCCTTTTTATGCTTACTGGCAGAGTTTCTGTACTCAAAAGAACTTTGCTTGGAAAGAGGAATATGACACACGGCAGGCATCAAACCGTTGGGAGAAACGAGCTATGGAGAAAGAGAACAAGAAAACTAGAGACAAAGCAAGAAAGGAGAGGAATGAACTGGTTCGTCAGCTAGTGGCTTTTATTCGTAAAAGAGATAAGAGGGTACAGGCACACAGAAAACTCATAGAAGAACAGAATGCAGAAAAAGCTAGGAAAGCAGAGGAGCTCCGGAGACAGCAAAAACTCAAACAAGCTAA GCTTGGTGAGCAATATAAAGAGCAGAGCTGGATAGCTATGTCTGATTTAGAGAGAGAATTGCAGCAGATGGAAGCACAGTATGAAAAGGAATTTGGAGATGGATCTGATGATGAAGAGGAAAGAGAGGAACTGGAGCCAAGAGAAGGAATAGATG ATAAACTGAGTGATGAAGCTGAAGGTGTTGAATTTTATGATGACTTGTACTGCCCTGCTTGTGACAAATCCTTAAAGACCGAGAAAGC AATGAAGAACCATGAAAAGTCAAAGAAGCATCGAGAGATGGTAGCGCTGTTACGGcaacagctggaggaggaggagaaggaatttTCTGTATCTACAGATGACAAAAATGAAGTGAATACCAGAGAAGATGAAGAAATGGAAGAAACACCCAAACAGAA ACTctccaagaagaagaaaaagaaacataaaaCGATGACG ACGTATGAAGACTCTTTCAACAACAAAACTACAGATGATGCTACAGTTGAACAAAAAGAAGCAGACCAGGAGGACAGCATAacagaagaactggaaaatgttaGCCAAAGAAATACTGCTTCTGAAAAGACAAGTGCTGCAAAAACTGTAGATGAAGTTAATGAACCAAAAAGTGAAGCAAAAAG atcatttattaatatgttgaacagcactggtcagTACAGAGCTTTGGGGATCTGCTATTTACCTCCTTCCACTGTGAAAAGTGACACTATGTTCAAGATACTGCACA CATCCCTAAGACTAAAGGAAAGAGAACCAAGGatacaaaaaaatctgttaaggTAA
- the LOC115653531 gene encoding ribosome biogenesis protein BRX1 homolog isoform X1, which translates to MAAAKRKRGGAATRPRKRAKGAPNGTGLPAKPSPQGEEREEHSIPAPVSKGKWKNKERVLIFSSRGINFRTRHLMHDLRTLMPHSKADTKMDRKDKLFVINEICEIKNCNKCIFFEAKKKQDLYMWLSNSPQGPSAKFLVQNIHTLAELKMTGNCLRGSRPLLSFDPVFDQEPHYALLKELFIQIFSTPQYHPKSQPFVDHVFTFSITDNRIWFRNYQIMEEDASLVEIGPRFVLNLIKIFQGSFGGPTLYENPHYQSPNMHRRMTRLAIAAKFREKHQVKDLQKLRKKEEKTIIPEDPMETVFDTPAEEKPLEIVLVKPELKVNLKKKKKLFQRQRKRQKKKSRVGV; encoded by the exons ATGGCGGCGGCCAAGAGGAAGCGTGGTGGTGCGGCGACCCGGCCGAGGAAACGAGCCAAAGGGGCTCCGAACGGGACCGGGCTGCCGGCCAAGCCAAGCccgcagggagaggagagggaggagcacagCATCCCAGCTCCCGTCTCCAAG ggtaaatggaaaaataaagagCGAgtgcttattttctcttctagAGGAATAAATTTCAGAACGAGACATCTAATGCATGACTTGCGAACATTGATGCCCCACTCTAAAGCAG ACACTAAAATGGACCGTAAAGACAAGCTGTTTGTAATTAATGAG ATTTGTGAAATAAAAAACTGCAATAAGTGCATATTTTTTGAAGCCAAAAAGAAACAGGATCTCTACATGTG GCTTTCAAATTCACCTCAAGGACCATCAGCCAAATTTTTAGTACAGAATA TTCATACCCTGGCAGAACTGAAGATGACTGGAAACTGCCTGAGAGGCTCACGACCTCTTCTGTCCTTTGATCCG GTGTTTGATCAAGAGCCACACTATGCTCTGTTAAAAGAGTTGTTTATTCAG ATTTTTAGTACACCACAGTATCACCCCAAAAGCCAGCCTTTTGTAGATCATGTATTCACGTTCTCCATCACAGACAACAGGATTTGGTTTCGAAACTATCAG ATCATGGAAGAAGATGCATCTCTTGTAGAAATTGGACCtcgttttgttttaaatctcatcAAGATTTTCCAGGGCAGCTTTGGAGGACCAACTCTATACGAGAATCCACATTACCAGTCTCCAAACATG CATCGGCGGATGACAAGATTGGCTATAGCTGCTAAATTCAGAGAAAAACATCAAGTGAAAGACCTGCAGAAACttaggaaaaaagaagaaaagacaattaTTCCAGAAGATCCTATGGAAACTGTCTTTGACACTCCAGCAGAGGAAAAGCCATTGGAAATAGTGTTGGTGAAACCTGAGCTAAAAGtcaatttgaaaaagaaaaagaaattatttcaacgacaaaggaagaggcaaaaaaaaaagtccagggTGGGAGTGTAA
- the LOC115653531 gene encoding ribosome biogenesis protein BRX1 homolog isoform X2 has product MHDLRTLMPHSKADTKMDRKDKLFVINEICEIKNCNKCIFFEAKKKQDLYMWLSNSPQGPSAKFLVQNIHTLAELKMTGNCLRGSRPLLSFDPVFDQEPHYALLKELFIQIFSTPQYHPKSQPFVDHVFTFSITDNRIWFRNYQIMEEDASLVEIGPRFVLNLIKIFQGSFGGPTLYENPHYQSPNMHRRMTRLAIAAKFREKHQVKDLQKLRKKEEKTIIPEDPMETVFDTPAEEKPLEIVLVKPELKVNLKKKKKLFQRQRKRQKKKSRVGV; this is encoded by the exons ATGCATGACTTGCGAACATTGATGCCCCACTCTAAAGCAG ACACTAAAATGGACCGTAAAGACAAGCTGTTTGTAATTAATGAG ATTTGTGAAATAAAAAACTGCAATAAGTGCATATTTTTTGAAGCCAAAAAGAAACAGGATCTCTACATGTG GCTTTCAAATTCACCTCAAGGACCATCAGCCAAATTTTTAGTACAGAATA TTCATACCCTGGCAGAACTGAAGATGACTGGAAACTGCCTGAGAGGCTCACGACCTCTTCTGTCCTTTGATCCG GTGTTTGATCAAGAGCCACACTATGCTCTGTTAAAAGAGTTGTTTATTCAG ATTTTTAGTACACCACAGTATCACCCCAAAAGCCAGCCTTTTGTAGATCATGTATTCACGTTCTCCATCACAGACAACAGGATTTGGTTTCGAAACTATCAG ATCATGGAAGAAGATGCATCTCTTGTAGAAATTGGACCtcgttttgttttaaatctcatcAAGATTTTCCAGGGCAGCTTTGGAGGACCAACTCTATACGAGAATCCACATTACCAGTCTCCAAACATG CATCGGCGGATGACAAGATTGGCTATAGCTGCTAAATTCAGAGAAAAACATCAAGTGAAAGACCTGCAGAAACttaggaaaaaagaagaaaagacaattaTTCCAGAAGATCCTATGGAAACTGTCTTTGACACTCCAGCAGAGGAAAAGCCATTGGAAATAGTGTTGGTGAAACCTGAGCTAAAAGtcaatttgaaaaagaaaaagaaattatttcaacgacaaaggaagaggcaaaaaaaaaagtccagggTGGGAGTGTAA